In Cyanobacteria bacterium GSL.Bin1, a genomic segment contains:
- a CDS encoding phosphoketolase, whose protein sequence is MTVATIAQNKPLSNEQLEKMHAYWRAANYLSIGQIYLYDNPLLKEPLKLEHIKPRLLGHWGTTPGLNFLYVHLNRIIKQQDLNIIYIAGPGHGGPGLVANTYLEGTYSEVYPNISPDEAGMKKLFTQFSFPGGVPSHVAPETPGSIHEGGELGYALAHAYGAVFDNPDLIAACVVGDGEAETGPLATSWHSNKFLNPVHDGAVLPILHLNGYKIANPTVLSRLDDKELENLFVGYGYKPYFVEGSDPETMHQLMAGTLDTIMGEIKSIQSEARTNGFTQRPQWPMIILRSPKGWTGPKEVNGKKTEGFWRSHQVPFTDMANNPEHITLLEEWMKSYKPEELFDENGTFRQDLAELAPQGERRMGANPHANGGLLLKDLKMPDFRDYAVEVSKPGTTYAQATRVSGEFLRDVMKMNPHTFRVMGPDETASNRLSALFEVTDRTWMAERLPEDENLSPEGRVMEVLSEHLCQGWLEGYLLTGRHGFFSCYEAFIHIIDSMFNQHAKWLKTTRHEIPWRQPIASLNYLLTSHVWRQDHNGFSHQDPGFIDHVVNKKADVVRVYLPPDANTLLSVTDHCLRSRNYVNVIVAGKQPELQYLDMDAAIKHCTAGIGIWDWASNDQGSEPDVVMGCAGDVPTFETLAAVDILRQQFPDLKVRVVNVVDLMTLQPEKEHPHGLTDREFDTIFTTDKPIVFAYHGYPWLIHRLTYRRTNHNNLHVRGYKEEGTTTTPFDMVVRNDLDRFHLVQDVIDRVPKLGYAAAYAKQALRDKLIEHRQYVTKYGIDMPEIRNWKWPY, encoded by the coding sequence ATGACTGTTGCAACCATCGCTCAAAACAAACCCCTCTCCAACGAACAACTAGAAAAAATGCACGCTTACTGGCGGGCTGCGAATTACCTTTCTATCGGACAAATTTATCTCTACGATAATCCCCTCCTGAAAGAACCCCTAAAACTCGAACATATTAAACCCCGTCTTCTGGGTCACTGGGGAACGACGCCGGGCTTAAATTTTCTTTATGTTCACCTCAATCGCATCATCAAACAGCAAGACCTCAATATTATTTATATTGCTGGTCCTGGTCATGGGGGACCAGGGTTAGTTGCCAACACCTATCTCGAAGGCACCTACAGCGAAGTTTATCCGAATATCTCCCCGGATGAAGCAGGAATGAAAAAACTCTTCACGCAATTTTCTTTTCCCGGGGGAGTGCCTTCCCATGTTGCCCCAGAAACGCCCGGTTCGATTCATGAAGGAGGCGAACTGGGATACGCTTTAGCCCATGCTTACGGCGCAGTTTTTGATAATCCTGACTTGATTGCTGCTTGTGTTGTGGGAGATGGGGAAGCCGAAACCGGTCCTCTTGCCACGAGTTGGCACTCGAATAAATTCTTGAACCCCGTTCATGACGGCGCAGTATTGCCAATCTTACACCTCAATGGCTACAAAATTGCCAACCCCACTGTTCTTTCTCGCTTGGATGATAAAGAACTCGAAAACCTTTTTGTCGGGTATGGTTACAAGCCTTACTTCGTTGAAGGGTCTGATCCCGAAACAATGCATCAATTGATGGCGGGAACCCTTGACACGATTATGGGAGAAATTAAGAGTATTCAATCGGAAGCGCGGACCAATGGATTTACTCAACGTCCCCAATGGCCGATGATTATTCTCCGCAGTCCGAAAGGTTGGACAGGACCAAAAGAAGTCAATGGCAAGAAAACGGAGGGCTTCTGGCGTTCCCACCAAGTTCCGTTCACGGATATGGCCAATAATCCCGAACATATTACTCTCTTGGAAGAGTGGATGAAGAGTTATAAGCCGGAAGAACTCTTTGATGAAAATGGGACATTTCGCCAAGATTTGGCAGAACTAGCACCGCAAGGGGAAAGACGCATGGGGGCCAATCCCCACGCCAACGGTGGTCTCCTTTTAAAAGATCTGAAAATGCCTGATTTCCGCGATTATGCGGTGGAAGTCAGTAAGCCGGGAACGACCTACGCCCAAGCAACTCGTGTCTCTGGTGAATTTCTGCGGGATGTGATGAAAATGAACCCGCACACCTTCCGCGTCATGGGACCCGATGAAACGGCATCCAATCGCCTCAGTGCTTTATTTGAAGTGACTGACCGCACTTGGATGGCTGAACGCCTCCCGGAAGATGAAAACTTATCTCCTGAGGGACGGGTGATGGAAGTTTTGAGTGAACACCTTTGTCAGGGATGGTTAGAAGGGTATCTTTTAACGGGACGACACGGCTTCTTCTCCTGTTATGAAGCCTTTATTCACATCATTGATTCCATGTTTAACCAACATGCCAAATGGTTAAAAACAACACGGCATGAAATTCCCTGGAGACAACCCATTGCCTCTCTCAATTATCTCCTCACCTCTCATGTTTGGCGACAAGACCACAATGGCTTCTCTCACCAAGATCCCGGTTTCATTGACCATGTGGTGAACAAAAAAGCCGATGTGGTTCGCGTTTATCTTCCCCCGGATGCCAATACCTTATTATCGGTTACGGATCACTGTCTGCGCAGCCGCAACTATGTGAACGTGATTGTTGCCGGAAAACAGCCGGAACTGCAGTATCTGGATATGGATGCAGCGATTAAACACTGTACTGCTGGCATTGGTATTTGGGACTGGGCGAGTAATGATCAGGGGAGTGAACCCGATGTGGTGATGGGTTGTGCCGGCGATGTTCCCACATTTGAAACCCTCGCTGCTGTTGATATTCTGCGTCAGCAGTTCCCGGATTTAAAAGTACGAGTGGTTAATGTGGTGGACTTAATGACCTTGCAACCGGAAAAAGAACATCCCCACGGACTCACTGACCGTGAATTCGACACCATTTTCACTACTGACAAGCCGATTGTCTTTGCTTATCATGGCTATCCTTGGTTGATCCATCGTCTCACTTATCGTCGCACGAATCACAATAATCTCCATGTGCGAGGCTATAAAGAAGAGGGAACAACCACGACGCCTTTTGATATGGTGGTTCGGAATGATTTAGACCGCTTCCATTTAGTACAAGACGTCATTGATCGGGTTCCGAAGTTAGGCTACGCGGCTGCCTACGCCAAACAAGCACTGCGAGATAAACTGATTGAACATCGTCAATATGTGACGAAATATGGAATCGATATGCCAGAAATCCGCAACTGGAAGTGGCCCTATTAG
- a CDS encoding EamA family transporter, with translation MQTQKMGPVLTVLFFGVVGVSTAAIFIRLCLEVAEQSGLGFSLFIAASRLIMASLIIVPFSKPHDSLPVSRQALLWAIAAGITLSLHFATWITSLSFTSIAASTTIVTTNPIWVTLLSWLWWREKPKALTLVGITIALCGGFCIAIGDAGSLTGGSNPLLGDALALLGAWSASLYLLLGKQAQASGLSIGHYSAIAYTTAAIFLLPLPFFFGINYWSYPPEIYIYLFGMAVFSQVLGHTSFNWAVRFISPTFVTLAILFEPVSASILGFFIFGEVPSFLVLVGAIILLVGSAIAILGGKRNYP, from the coding sequence ATGCAAACCCAAAAAATGGGTCCGGTGTTAACGGTTCTCTTTTTCGGTGTGGTGGGTGTTTCCACCGCGGCAATTTTTATCCGGCTTTGTTTAGAAGTGGCGGAACAAAGCGGACTGGGCTTTAGTTTATTTATTGCTGCCTCTCGCTTGATCATGGCATCGCTGATTATTGTTCCTTTCTCGAAACCTCACGATTCGCTTCCTGTTTCTCGACAAGCCTTGCTGTGGGCGATCGCGGCAGGAATCACCTTATCGCTTCATTTTGCCACTTGGATTACATCACTTTCTTTTACCTCCATTGCTGCTTCTACAACTATTGTTACCACCAACCCAATTTGGGTCACGCTTTTATCTTGGCTGTGGTGGAGAGAAAAACCTAAAGCCTTAACCCTTGTCGGAATTACAATTGCTTTATGCGGGGGATTTTGTATTGCTATTGGTGATGCGGGGAGTTTAACGGGAGGAAGCAATCCTCTATTAGGAGATGCTTTAGCCTTACTCGGGGCTTGGTCAGCCAGTCTCTATTTATTACTGGGAAAACAAGCTCAAGCCTCCGGATTATCCATTGGTCACTATAGCGCGATCGCGTATACCACCGCAGCCATTTTCTTACTTCCCCTACCCTTTTTCTTTGGCATTAATTACTGGAGTTATCCCCCTGAAATTTATATTTATCTTTTTGGGATGGCCGTTTTTTCACAAGTATTAGGACATACCAGCTTTAATTGGGCGGTTCGGTTTATTTCACCAACCTTTGTCACGTTAGCGATTTTATTTGAACCCGTGAGTGCCAGTATTTTAGGCTTTTTTATTTTTGGAGAAGTGCCAAGTTTTTTGGTTCTAGTCGGTGCGATTATTTTGTTAGTTGGGAGCGCGATCGCGATCTTAGGAGGAAAAAGGAATTATCCTTAG
- the htpG gene encoding molecular chaperone HtpG, translating to MTVLEQGKITIHSENIFPIIKKSLYTNHEIFLRELISNAVDAISKLKMASLSGEFQGELGEPEIKINLDQGKKQISVSDNGIGMTADEIKKYINQVAFSSAEEFIQKYQDSANQLIGHFGLGFYSCFMVAEKVEIDTLSYQEGAEPVHWSCDGSPQFTLEASDRKTRGTTITVTLLEEEKEYAEQQRVRQLVKTYCDFMPVPIKLEGEAINRQRAIWKESPRDLTDEDYLEFYRYLYPYQEDPLLWVHLNTDYPFLLTGILYFPKLKPDVDVSRGHIKLFCNQVFVSDNCEEIIPEFLLPLRGVIDSPDIPLNVSRSALTANRTVRRIADYITKKIGDRLKSLYKDNPKKYISSWQDLGTFVKYGALRDEKFKKQVEDIIIFRSTANLGGNTPQVEVQKEGDDAWEDATPTQQATDEQGYYYTTLKDYLERNKNKHENRVFYCTDPSTQGTYVELYKNQGLEVLFMDSFIDNNYFIPFLEKEYSDLQFTRVDAELDDTLVENDQGGEIVDPQTNKTRNEVVKELFENAINNSNVNVKTQAIKADDPQNSPPAMVLLPEAMRRMQEMTALIQQQSMQFPEQHVLVVNTAHPLIQNIVKLSQGGIIQSSSGQSSTGELAKMMCRHVYDLALMAQKAFDAEGMQQFIERSNQVLTRLTK from the coding sequence ATGACTGTTCTCGAACAGGGAAAAATCACGATTCATAGTGAAAATATTTTCCCCATTATCAAAAAATCTCTCTACACAAACCACGAAATCTTCTTACGGGAATTGATTTCTAATGCGGTTGATGCCATTAGCAAATTAAAAATGGCGTCCCTTTCTGGGGAATTCCAAGGAGAACTCGGAGAACCAGAAATCAAAATTAATCTGGATCAAGGGAAAAAACAAATCTCGGTTTCCGATAATGGCATTGGCATGACAGCTGATGAAATTAAGAAATATATCAACCAAGTTGCCTTTTCCAGTGCAGAAGAATTTATCCAAAAATACCAAGACAGTGCCAACCAATTAATTGGTCATTTTGGACTGGGGTTTTATTCCTGCTTTATGGTGGCGGAAAAAGTTGAAATTGATACCCTCTCTTATCAAGAAGGTGCCGAACCGGTACATTGGAGTTGTGACGGTTCGCCTCAATTCACATTAGAAGCTTCGGATCGGAAAACTCGCGGGACAACGATTACTGTTACGCTTTTAGAAGAAGAGAAAGAATACGCTGAACAACAGCGGGTTCGCCAACTGGTGAAAACCTACTGTGATTTTATGCCGGTTCCCATTAAGTTAGAAGGGGAAGCAATTAACCGTCAGCGGGCAATTTGGAAAGAATCTCCCCGCGATTTAACCGACGAAGACTATCTCGAATTTTACCGTTATTTATATCCCTATCAAGAAGATCCCTTACTATGGGTTCACCTCAATACTGACTATCCGTTTCTCCTCACAGGAATTCTCTATTTCCCGAAATTAAAACCCGATGTTGATGTCAGTCGGGGACATATTAAACTGTTCTGTAACCAAGTTTTTGTCAGCGACAATTGCGAAGAAATTATTCCCGAATTCTTGCTTCCTCTGCGGGGGGTCATTGACAGTCCAGATATCCCCTTAAACGTTTCTCGTAGCGCCTTAACCGCTAACCGCACCGTCCGCCGAATTGCCGATTATATTACGAAAAAAATCGGTGACCGCCTCAAATCTCTCTACAAAGATAATCCCAAAAAATATATCAGTAGCTGGCAAGATTTGGGAACCTTTGTGAAGTATGGTGCGTTACGAGATGAGAAATTTAAAAAACAAGTGGAGGATATTATTATCTTCCGTAGCACTGCTAACTTAGGAGGCAATACGCCACAAGTAGAAGTGCAAAAAGAAGGGGATGATGCTTGGGAAGATGCAACACCTACCCAACAAGCAACTGATGAACAAGGGTATTACTACACTACTCTCAAAGATTACCTGGAACGGAACAAAAACAAGCACGAAAATCGAGTCTTTTACTGTACCGATCCTTCCACACAAGGCACTTATGTGGAACTGTACAAAAATCAAGGCTTAGAAGTCCTGTTTATGGACTCGTTTATTGACAATAACTACTTCATTCCTTTCCTGGAAAAAGAATATTCTGATTTGCAGTTTACCCGAGTGGACGCTGAATTAGACGATACCTTGGTGGAAAATGACCAAGGGGGAGAAATTGTTGATCCACAGACGAATAAAACCCGCAACGAAGTGGTTAAAGAGTTATTTGAAAACGCGATTAATAACTCCAACGTCAATGTCAAAACCCAAGCGATCAAAGCGGACGATCCACAAAATTCACCTCCAGCAATGGTCCTTTTACCGGAAGCGATGCGCCGGATGCAGGAAATGACGGCATTAATCCAACAACAGTCAATGCAGTTCCCGGAACAGCACGTTTTAGTGGTTAATACCGCTCATCCCTTGATTCAAAATATTGTTAAACTCAGTCAAGGAGGAATCATTCAAAGTAGTAGTGGGCAATCCTCGACCGGTGAATTAGCAAAAATGATGTGTCGTCATGTGTACGACTTAGCTTTAATGGCACAAAAAGCCTTTGACGCCGAAGGAATGCAACAGTTTATTGAGCGTTCTAACCAAGTGTTAACTCGTCTGACGAAGTAA
- a CDS encoding homoserine dehydrogenase: MVEPLKIGLLGLGTVGTATAGILLSPESRHPLLKEIEIAKVGVKTLDKLRGVDFPEGVLTTDLEAIISDPKINVVVELMGGLEPARSLILKAISNQKHVVTANKAVISRYGEEIYRAAEAAGVYVLIEAAVGGGIPVIRPLQQALSVNRIQSILGIINGTTNFILTKMAAEGSNFSEVLIEAQELGYAEADPSADVDGYDAADKITIVATLAFGEQVNLDEVSCEGIRQVSTVDIQYAQQLGFKIKLLAIAQREEKGLQVRVHPTLVPQDHPLASIDGVNNAILVEGDPIGQVMFYGPGAGGGATASAVVSDVMNIAAMIKTSSTVNPLLKIPQHPSRQLVPIAELVTRFYARIICVDRPGVIGNIGTCFGKHNVSLESIVQIDFNNGLAEIVVVTHNVKEDNFRQALAELPQLEAIDQIEIPSVLRVLRE; the protein is encoded by the coding sequence GTGGTGGAACCGCTCAAGATTGGTCTGTTAGGTTTGGGAACGGTGGGAACGGCAACGGCTGGCATTTTGCTTTCTCCAGAATCCCGTCATCCCCTGCTCAAAGAAATTGAAATTGCGAAAGTCGGCGTGAAAACACTCGATAAACTAAGAGGTGTAGACTTTCCGGAAGGGGTACTAACCACTGACTTAGAAGCGATAATCAGCGACCCCAAGATCAACGTTGTCGTTGAACTGATGGGAGGGTTAGAACCAGCGCGATCGCTGATTTTAAAAGCCATTTCCAATCAGAAGCATGTTGTTACTGCCAACAAAGCCGTGATTTCCCGCTATGGGGAAGAAATTTATCGCGCTGCCGAAGCAGCTGGGGTCTATGTTCTCATCGAAGCAGCAGTGGGTGGTGGAATTCCTGTCATTCGCCCGTTGCAACAAGCACTGAGTGTGAATCGTATTCAAAGCATTTTAGGCATTATCAATGGGACAACTAACTTCATTCTGACCAAAATGGCAGCGGAAGGAAGTAACTTTTCAGAAGTCCTGATTGAAGCCCAAGAACTGGGTTATGCAGAAGCCGATCCCAGTGCCGATGTGGATGGTTATGACGCTGCAGATAAAATTACGATTGTTGCCACTTTAGCCTTTGGCGAACAAGTGAACCTCGATGAGGTTTCCTGTGAAGGCATTCGTCAAGTCAGTACAGTGGATATCCAATATGCCCAACAGTTAGGTTTTAAGATTAAACTCCTCGCGATCGCGCAACGAGAAGAAAAAGGTTTACAAGTCAGAGTCCATCCCACCCTCGTTCCCCAAGATCATCCCCTGGCCAGTATTGATGGCGTTAACAATGCCATTCTAGTAGAAGGCGATCCCATTGGACAAGTCATGTTCTACGGACCGGGTGCAGGCGGCGGCGCCACTGCCAGTGCAGTTGTCTCGGATGTGATGAATATTGCCGCCATGATCAAAACCAGCAGCACGGTTAATCCTCTGCTGAAAATTCCTCAACATCCCAGCAGACAACTGGTTCCCATTGCTGAATTAGTGACTCGTTTCTATGCTCGCATTATTTGTGTGGATCGACCCGGTGTGATTGGTAATATTGGCACTTGCTTTGGCAAGCATAATGTCAGTTTAGAATCGATTGTACAAATTGACTTTAACAATGGTCTTGCTGAAATCGTTGTTGTTACCCATAATGTTAAGGAAGACAACTTCCGTCAGGCCTTAGCGGAACTGCCACAACTCGAAGCGATTGATCAAATTGAAATTCCCAGTGTTTTAAGGGTATTACGAGAATGA
- a CDS encoding DUF393 domain-containing protein, protein MSQGQPTQWKIKLLYDGECPLCLREVNFLQKRDGGRGLVKFVDIADENYQPEENGGVDFETAMGRIHGVLPDGTVVKDIEVFRRVYEALGMGWVYAVTKLPILGAIADWIYGLWADRRLALTGRPDLQTIVAEKQQRCSQDSCRL, encoded by the coding sequence ATGTCTCAAGGTCAACCGACTCAATGGAAAATTAAACTGCTTTATGATGGCGAATGCCCTTTGTGTCTGCGTGAAGTCAATTTTTTGCAGAAGCGAGATGGCGGTCGCGGTTTAGTAAAATTTGTTGATATTGCTGATGAGAACTATCAACCGGAAGAGAATGGCGGGGTTGATTTTGAAACGGCAATGGGACGAATTCACGGCGTTCTCCCCGATGGAACCGTTGTTAAGGATATTGAAGTATTTCGTCGGGTGTATGAAGCTTTAGGAATGGGTTGGGTTTACGCTGTCACTAAATTACCGATTCTTGGCGCGATCGCGGATTGGATTTATGGTCTGTGGGCAGATCGCCGTTTAGCCCTGACCGGACGACCCGATCTTCAAACCATTGTCGCTGAAAAACAACAACGTTGTTCCCAAGACAGTTGTCGTCTTTAA
- the ppsA gene encoding phosphoenolpyruvate synthase encodes MVNALSKDAANVRKETALILWYEQVNNQDVGIVGGKNASLGEMIQQLKTKGVNVPDGFATTANAFRHFIANAGIEEKLRELFSRMDINDVNSLQRTGKKARSLILHTPFPDSLKQAITEAYQELCNRYGEETDVAVRSSATAEDLPEASFAGQQETYLNIHGVQGVLEACHKCFASLFTNRAISYRENHGFDHLSVALSVGVQKMVRSDLASAGVMFSIDTETGFKNAALITAAYGLGENVVQGSVNPDEYLVFKPTLKEGYQPILEKRLGTKGMKMVYDMEGSKHTRNIAVSQRDRAQFCLTDEEVLQLSRWVIEIEDHYSNLRGQNTPMDIEWAKDGITGELFIVQARPETVQSQKAGNLLETYHLQDHSTVLATGRSVGASIGQGKARVIVNVKNLDRFKPGEVLVTKRTDPDWEPIMKQASAIVTDQGGRTCHAAIIAREMGIPAIVGCGNATQAIAAGQAVTVCCSEGEEGKVYEGLLPFDVEQATLDDLPRTRTQILMNIGNPDQVFSLANIPADGVGLARLEFIITNHIKVHPLALLYFDQLEDERVQDQIADITADYDYKPDFFVDQLARGVGMIAAAFYPKPVIVRMSDFKTNEYANLIGGQQFEPKEENPMLGWRGASRYYDANYREAFALECRALKKVRDQMGLTNLIPMIPFCRTPEEGRNVLAEMAKHGLERGVNDLQVYVMCELPSNVILADEFSEVFDGFSIGSNDLTQLTLGLDRDSALVAHLFDERNEAVKRMVKLAIESAKKKGRKIGICGQAPSDYPEFAQFLVEAGIDSMSLNPDSVLKTILKIAEVEKQV; translated from the coding sequence AAGAAACCGCCCTCATCCTCTGGTACGAACAAGTTAATAATCAAGATGTGGGAATTGTTGGTGGCAAAAATGCCTCGTTAGGAGAAATGATCCAACAATTGAAAACCAAAGGGGTCAATGTTCCGGACGGGTTTGCCACAACCGCGAATGCATTCCGCCACTTCATTGCGAATGCCGGAATTGAAGAGAAACTACGAGAACTGTTTTCTCGGATGGATATTAATGATGTCAACAGTTTACAGCGAACGGGTAAGAAAGCGCGATCGCTGATTTTACATACTCCATTTCCCGACTCATTAAAACAAGCGATTACCGAAGCCTATCAAGAACTCTGCAACCGCTACGGGGAAGAAACCGATGTTGCCGTGCGTTCGAGTGCAACGGCAGAAGATCTCCCAGAAGCCAGTTTTGCGGGACAACAAGAAACTTATCTCAATATCCACGGGGTACAAGGGGTGTTAGAAGCGTGTCATAAATGCTTTGCTTCCCTTTTTACTAACCGTGCCATTTCTTATCGGGAAAACCACGGCTTTGATCACCTATCCGTTGCCCTTTCAGTGGGCGTGCAGAAAATGGTGCGTTCCGACTTAGCCAGTGCCGGGGTGATGTTCTCCATTGATACGGAAACCGGCTTTAAAAATGCCGCTTTGATCACCGCCGCTTATGGTTTAGGGGAAAATGTCGTTCAAGGATCAGTCAATCCCGATGAATATCTGGTGTTTAAACCCACGCTAAAAGAAGGGTATCAGCCGATTCTGGAAAAACGCCTCGGAACCAAAGGCATGAAAATGGTCTATGACATGGAAGGGTCAAAACACACCCGGAATATTGCCGTGTCTCAGCGCGATCGCGCGCAATTTTGTTTGACCGATGAAGAAGTTCTACAACTGAGTCGCTGGGTCATTGAAATTGAAGACCACTACTCCAACTTACGGGGACAAAACACCCCCATGGATATTGAATGGGCGAAAGATGGGATCACTGGTGAACTGTTTATTGTCCAAGCCCGTCCGGAAACAGTACAGTCTCAAAAAGCTGGCAATTTGCTCGAAACCTATCACCTGCAAGATCATAGCACCGTTTTAGCCACCGGACGGAGTGTGGGTGCGAGTATTGGACAAGGGAAAGCACGGGTGATTGTCAATGTGAAAAATTTAGATCGCTTCAAACCCGGAGAAGTCTTAGTCACCAAACGCACCGATCCCGACTGGGAACCAATTATGAAACAAGCCAGCGCGATCGTCACCGACCAAGGGGGACGCACCTGCCATGCTGCGATTATTGCCCGAGAAATGGGGATTCCAGCCATTGTCGGTTGTGGCAACGCCACCCAAGCGATCGCGGCTGGACAAGCGGTAACGGTATGTTGCAGTGAAGGAGAAGAAGGGAAAGTTTATGAGGGCTTACTCCCCTTTGATGTGGAACAAGCAACCTTAGATGACTTACCGCGCACCCGCACCCAAATCTTGATGAATATTGGGAATCCCGACCAAGTTTTCTCTCTGGCAAACATTCCTGCTGATGGCGTGGGATTAGCCCGCTTAGAATTTATCATTACCAACCACATTAAAGTCCATCCCTTAGCCTTACTCTATTTTGATCAACTTGAAGATGAACGCGTCCAAGATCAAATTGCCGACATTACTGCTGACTATGATTACAAACCCGATTTCTTTGTGGATCAACTTGCCCGTGGCGTTGGGATGATTGCTGCTGCCTTTTATCCCAAACCGGTTATTGTGCGTATGTCGGATTTCAAAACCAACGAATACGCGAATTTGATCGGCGGTCAGCAGTTTGAACCGAAAGAAGAAAACCCAATGTTAGGTTGGCGTGGCGCATCCCGTTACTACGATGCCAACTATCGGGAAGCCTTTGCCTTGGAATGTCGTGCCCTGAAAAAAGTCCGTGACCAAATGGGCTTAACCAATCTCATTCCGATGATTCCGTTCTGTCGCACCCCCGAAGAAGGACGAAACGTCCTGGCAGAAATGGCAAAACATGGTTTAGAACGTGGAGTGAATGACTTACAAGTCTATGTCATGTGTGAGTTACCGAGTAATGTCATTCTCGCGGATGAATTTAGTGAAGTGTTTGATGGCTTCTCAATCGGGTCGAATGACTTAACCCAATTGACTTTGGGCTTAGACCGCGATTCGGCGTTAGTGGCGCATCTGTTCGATGAACGCAATGAAGCGGTGAAACGGATGGTCAAACTTGCCATTGAAAGTGCGAAGAAAAAAGGTCGTAAAATTGGCATCTGTGGTCAAGCACCGAGTGATTATCCTGAGTTTGCCCAATTCTTGGTGGAAGCCGGCATTGACTCGATGAGTCTTAACCCCGACTCGGTTCTAAAAACGATTTTGAAGATTGCGGAGGTAGAAAAACAAGTTTAG
- a CDS encoding aldose epimerase yields the protein MSYAIALKQEESYRTYILSDEDQQSRLEIVPERGAIVTSWSIQGQEIFYMDWERFQDPDKSVRGGIPILFPICGDLPEDRYALEGQTYFLKRHGFARDLPWEVSAQETDNDAALTLVLKSNDKTRAVYPFDFELTFTYRLKGNTLTLEQTYRNYSNQPMPFSTGLHPYFWVADKNQIQLDIPASQYKDNITQGTYDYQGQFNLDRDEIDAQLRPLSRQVTALGLPERGFQIKLSFSPAYTTAVFWTVKGKEYACLEPWTAPRNALNTGEDLLVIPPWESKDLQVVFEIA from the coding sequence ATGAGTTACGCGATCGCGCTGAAGCAAGAAGAATCGTATCGGACATATATTTTGTCAGATGAAGACCAACAAAGTCGCTTGGAAATTGTCCCAGAAAGAGGGGCAATTGTCACCAGTTGGTCCATCCAAGGACAAGAAATCTTCTACATGGACTGGGAACGATTTCAAGATCCCGATAAAAGTGTTCGTGGTGGAATCCCCATTCTCTTCCCGATTTGTGGTGATTTACCCGAGGATCGGTATGCCCTTGAGGGACAAACGTATTTCCTAAAACGTCATGGTTTCGCCCGTGATTTACCGTGGGAAGTGAGCGCTCAAGAGACAGACAATGATGCAGCATTAACCCTTGTTTTGAAAAGTAATGACAAAACGCGAGCAGTGTATCCTTTTGATTTTGAACTGACCTTTACCTATCGCCTCAAAGGCAATACACTCACCCTCGAGCAAACTTATCGCAATTACTCAAATCAACCGATGCCCTTTTCCACCGGCTTACATCCCTACTTTTGGGTAGCAGACAAAAATCAAATTCAACTGGATATTCCGGCTAGCCAGTATAAAGATAACATCACTCAAGGAACCTATGATTACCAGGGTCAGTTTAATCTCGACCGAGATGAAATTGATGCTCAACTGCGTCCACTCTCGCGTCAAGTGACAGCATTAGGACTCCCGGAACGAGGTTTCCAGATCAAACTGAGTTTTTCGCCAGCATACACAACTGCTGTTTTTTGGACGGTGAAAGGTAAAGAGTATGCTTGTCTTGAACCGTGGACTGCCCCCCGTAATGCCCTGAATACGGGAGAAGATTTATTAGTGATTCCTCCTTGGGAGAGCAAAGATTTACAAGTGGTATTTGAGATCGCTTAG